Proteins encoded in a region of the Sparus aurata chromosome 6, fSpaAur1.1, whole genome shotgun sequence genome:
- the LOC115584161 gene encoding tropomyosin-2-like isoform X1 has protein sequence MEKEICALKDQLNKGQSNIHSKIETEEMTSQIQILCKKLSFTLDDLDAQKSYSKLLEDRIQKMQEHSTMKMEDEAKYVESLLVTGSETLKKASDDLEEQISKTKDIQIKLEKVEAENEGLTQQVEAMELEVRAVKQLQTLAEHSTKTTIQSLEVQLYDKEAAEFEARMKAEQLEADLVFEKAQVHKLQERLGKKSEALQKQKEDAKKAVERTQTYHRLQTDEHKARNLEVRNCPVKGRGSAGD, from the coding sequence atggagaaaGAGATATGTGCCCTGAAAGACCAGCTGAATAAGGGCCAGTCTAATATCCACTCCAAGATAGAGACCGaggaaatgacatcacagatcCAAATACTCTGTAAGAAACTGTCTTTCACTCTGGATGATCTTGATGCACAGAAGTCTTACAGCAAGCTCCTTGAAGACAGAATACAAAAGATGCAGGAGCATAGTACCATGAAGATGGAGGACGAGGCTAAATACGTGGAGTCACTGCTGGTTACAGGCTCCGAGACGCTGAAGAAGGCTAGCGATGACCTTGAGGAGCAGATTTCTAAGACCAAGGACATTCAGATCAAATTGGAGAAAGTCGAGGCTGAGAATGAGGGCCTTACGCAGCAGGTAGAGGCAATGGAATTAGAAGTCCGTGCTGTAAAGCAGCTGCAAACATTGGCTGAACACAGCACCAAGACAACTATTCAAAGCCTGGAGGTGCAGCTCTATGACAAAGAAGCAGCAGAGTTTGAGGCTCGCATGAAAGCCGAACAGCTGGAGGCTGATCTTGTATTTGAGAAAGCTCAAGTTCACAAGCTGCAGGAGAGACTGGGAAAGAAATCGGAAGCTCTTCAGAAACAAAAGGAAGATGCCAAGAAGGCCGTAGAAAGAACCCAGACTTACCATCGACTCCAGACTGACGAACACAAAGCCAGAAACCTGGAAGTTCGCAACTGCCCTGTAAAAGGCAGAGGATCTGCTGGAGACTGA
- the LOC115584161 gene encoding uncharacterized protein LOC115584161 isoform X2, with product MEESRALHVAQLDEKKHKNDTLVAALNHLKQQLDSHHSGWQEEKTSLIQATEDYKRTLQDMQLQVMEAVERSQASQQAQYEEHEEETRKITTALKKAEDLLGTECLCWQQEKSSLLEERRKQEEATALLADQLDEQKHENDTLVAALRNAEQELQGHQIEWQELKTSLVQPSEDLKKTLEDKEEKWGETESSMKARLEYIISKKKKKKKWFRKLFFSSNPRSGILETC from the coding sequence ATGGAGGAATCCAGAGCTCTACACGTGGCTCAGCTGGACGAGAAGAAACACAAGAACGACACCCTCGTGGCTGCTCTGAATCAcctgaagcagcagctggacaGCCATCATTCCGGGTGGCAGGAGGAAAAGACGTCGCTCATTCAGGCCACAGAAGACTATAAGAGGACTCTGCAGGATATGCAACTGCAGGTTATGGAGGCTGTGGAAAGATCTCAGGCTTCCCAACAAGCCCAGTATGAGGAACACGAGGAGGAAACCAGGAAGATCACAACTGCCCTGAAAAAGGCAGAGGATCTGCTGGGGACTGAGTGCCTCTGCTGGCAGCAGGAGAAATCCTCCCTGCTGGAGGAAAGGAGGAAGCAGGAGGAAGCCACAGCTCTACTTGCGGATCAGCTGGACGAGCAGAAACACGAGAACGACACCCTCGTGGCTGCTCTGAGGAACGCTGAGCAGGAGTTGCAGGGTCATCAAATTGAGTGGCAGGAGTTAAAGACATCCCTCGTTCAGCCCTCAGAAGATCTGAAGAAGACTCTAGAAGACAAGGAGGAGAAGTGGGGTGAGACAGAAAGCTCCATGAAGGCCCGGCTGGAATATATCAtcagcaagaagaagaaaaagaagaaatggttCCGAAAGCTCTTCTTCAGCTCAAATCCACGCTCAGGAATACTTGAGACTTGCTAA